Proteins encoded by one window of Cyanobium sp. NS01:
- a CDS encoding DUF554 family protein, with product MAFWAATGGTWINLLAVFSGGLLGSRLGSRLPADLRGQWQQWLGVITLLLAIEMVQPLWSLRLGPFPAVLAALLVLVLGSWLGHCLALERRLEAWLASFNRPHAADPSRGAAEVVSGAFVLFCIGPMTLLGCLRNGALGDPDLLLVKAGLDGLSAAVLAAGVGLVVLWVLLPLGVLQFGLSGVGALLATGVGDPSQAPAVLFTAAVGGLLVLALALDLLQLPHPSVVNGLAALLLAPAAGLLMQP from the coding sequence ATGGCCTTCTGGGCGGCCACCGGCGGCACCTGGATCAACCTGCTGGCGGTGTTCAGCGGTGGCCTGCTGGGCTCGCGCCTCGGCAGCCGTCTGCCCGCCGATCTCAGGGGGCAGTGGCAGCAGTGGCTCGGCGTGATCACTCTGCTGCTGGCCATCGAAATGGTTCAGCCTCTCTGGAGCCTGCGGCTCGGGCCCTTCCCGGCCGTGCTGGCGGCCCTGCTGGTGCTGGTGCTGGGCTCCTGGCTCGGTCACTGCCTGGCCCTTGAGCGCAGGCTTGAGGCCTGGCTGGCCAGCTTCAACCGCCCCCACGCGGCTGACCCATCCCGCGGCGCTGCGGAGGTGGTGAGCGGTGCCTTCGTGCTCTTCTGCATCGGTCCGATGACCTTGCTGGGCTGTCTGCGCAATGGCGCCTTGGGGGATCCCGATCTCCTGCTGGTGAAGGCCGGCCTCGACGGCCTCAGCGCGGCGGTGCTGGCCGCCGGGGTGGGTCTGGTGGTGCTCTGGGTGCTGCTGCCGCTCGGTGTGTTGCAGTTCGGCCTCTCCGGCGTCGGCGCCCTGCTGGCCACTGGTGTGGGCGATCCCTCCCAGGCGCCGGCGGTGCTGTTCACGGCGGCCGTGGGTGGGCTTCTGGTGCTGGCCCTGGCCCTTGATCTGTTGCAGCTGCCCCATCCTTCGGTGGTGAACGGCCTGGCGGCCCTGCTGCTGGCCCCCGCTGCGGGCTTGCTGATGCAACCATGA
- a CDS encoding LarC family nickel insertion protein: MTLALLDCPTGLAGNMLLAALLDLGVPPAVVHAPLADLGLGGTYALEISERRSGGLRGLHLEVVDQDADPPARTWQSLRRTLLAAPWPEALRARVLSVFELLAEAEASVHGHAPEQVHFHEVGALDALVDVVGVCAALLHLGISRLECTPPPAGHGTVATAHGLLPLPAPAVLEIARCHGIPLASAAGFPAGELTTPTGLALMAAWAENFGLPPAHRPRQVGIGLGSRQLDRPNLLRLVLADPVEGPGASPGPSQGEQELGPAVETVLEQQAQIDDATPEDLAVLQEALRQAGALEVFCTPIQMKKGRPGWLVTALAHPVMAVSLRGVWWQHSTSLGLRERSQPRWVLPRRQRLLPTPLGEVPIKQALLPDGRWRSKPEHDALVGLARSHNLSIEQVRAVVEEALRSQCDQGQPGAIEEAR; the protein is encoded by the coding sequence ATGACGCTGGCCCTGCTGGATTGCCCCACCGGCCTGGCGGGCAACATGCTGCTGGCGGCCCTGCTCGATCTCGGCGTGCCGCCAGCGGTGGTCCACGCCCCCCTGGCCGATCTGGGTCTTGGGGGCACTTACGCGCTCGAGATCAGCGAGCGCCGCAGCGGCGGGCTGCGGGGCCTGCACCTGGAGGTCGTGGACCAGGACGCCGACCCCCCGGCGCGCACCTGGCAATCCCTGCGTCGCACCCTGCTGGCGGCCCCCTGGCCCGAGGCGCTGCGGGCCAGGGTGCTCTCCGTGTTCGAGCTGCTGGCGGAGGCCGAAGCCAGCGTTCATGGCCATGCACCCGAGCAGGTGCACTTCCATGAAGTGGGGGCCCTCGATGCCCTGGTGGATGTGGTGGGGGTCTGCGCCGCCCTGCTGCACCTGGGCATCAGCCGGCTGGAGTGCACCCCGCCGCCGGCGGGGCACGGCACCGTGGCCACGGCCCACGGCCTCCTGCCGCTGCCGGCCCCCGCGGTGCTGGAGATCGCCCGCTGCCATGGCATTCCCCTGGCCTCCGCGGCCGGCTTCCCCGCCGGCGAACTCACCACTCCCACGGGTCTGGCCCTGATGGCGGCATGGGCGGAGAACTTCGGCCTGCCCCCGGCCCATCGGCCGCGCCAGGTGGGCATCGGCCTGGGCAGCCGTCAGCTCGACCGTCCCAACCTGCTGCGGCTGGTGCTGGCCGATCCGGTGGAGGGGCCCGGGGCCTCCCCAGGGCCCTCCCAGGGCGAGCAGGAGCTGGGGCCCGCTGTGGAAACCGTGCTGGAGCAGCAGGCCCAGATCGACGACGCCACCCCCGAAGACCTGGCCGTGCTGCAGGAGGCCCTGCGCCAGGCCGGCGCCCTGGAGGTGTTCTGCACGCCGATCCAGATGAAGAAGGGACGCCCCGGCTGGCTGGTCACGGCCCTGGCCCACCCGGTCATGGCGGTCAGTCTGCGGGGTGTGTGGTGGCAGCACAGCACCAGCCTGGGTCTGCGCGAACGCAGCCAGCCCCGCTGGGTGCTGCCCCGGCGCCAGCGGCTGCTCCCCACCCCACTGGGGGAGGTGCCGATCAAGCAGGCCCTGCTGCCCGACGGCCGCTGGCGCAGCAAACCAGAACACGATGCCTTGGTGGGGCTCGCCCGCAGCCACAATCTCAGCATTGAGCAGGTGCGAGCCGTGGTTGAGGAGGCCCTGCGCAGCCAGTGTGATCAGGGGCAGCCTGGCGCCATTGAGGAGGCCCGATGA
- a CDS encoding UPF0104 family protein — MSGRLGGLASGLKRQFQARLARLPAPPGGLGLWFTLLSFGFLLAALVNHGRQMLQLSLDLQGWLWLLLAVGASLLSLVANGLGFGAVLLWLGQRPRWAALVRMYLDTNLRKFLPGGIWHLTSRLALLRDPAGPLLSPAALPQALAAVLLDPMIAAVAALALVAADGWRSGVALVALLPLLLLLPRWLRPLLLALERRRGPQLDLASGSETLAVGQSDVPLPGVYPVAPLLAQLGFVLLRFGGFACCVLAFELQGSLGWGGWLAAFALAWTAGLVVPGAPGGIGVFEAVLLLRLGGQIAEAPLLAIAISYRLAVTLADLLAALTARLDQRLDRPTGRSGPGARPVV, encoded by the coding sequence ATGAGCGGGCGTCTGGGCGGCCTGGCGAGTGGCCTGAAGCGGCAGTTTCAGGCCAGGCTGGCCCGCCTGCCTGCCCCGCCCGGCGGGCTGGGGCTCTGGTTCACGCTGCTGAGCTTCGGGTTTCTGCTGGCGGCCCTGGTCAACCACGGCCGCCAGATGCTGCAACTGAGTCTGGACCTGCAGGGCTGGCTCTGGCTGCTGCTGGCGGTGGGGGCAAGCCTGCTCAGCCTGGTGGCCAATGGGCTCGGCTTTGGCGCGGTGTTGCTCTGGCTGGGGCAGCGTCCCCGCTGGGCCGCCCTGGTGCGGATGTATCTCGACACCAACCTGCGCAAGTTTCTGCCGGGAGGGATCTGGCACCTCACCAGCCGGCTGGCCCTGCTGCGGGACCCGGCCGGTCCGCTGCTCAGCCCTGCGGCTTTGCCCCAGGCCCTGGCGGCCGTGCTGCTTGACCCGATGATTGCCGCCGTGGCAGCCCTGGCCCTGGTGGCGGCCGATGGCTGGCGCAGTGGGGTGGCCCTGGTGGCGCTGCTGCCCCTGTTGCTGTTGCTGCCCCGCTGGTTGAGGCCCCTGCTGCTGGCCCTCGAACGGCGCCGGGGCCCCCAGCTGGATCTGGCAAGTGGCTCCGAGACGCTGGCTGTGGGCCAGAGCGACGTTCCCCTGCCCGGTGTCTATCCCGTGGCCCCGCTGCTGGCCCAGCTGGGTTTCGTGCTGCTGCGCTTCGGCGGCTTCGCTTGCTGCGTGCTCGCCTTTGAGCTGCAGGGGTCCCTGGGGTGGGGCGGCTGGCTGGCGGCCTTCGCCCTCGCCTGGACCGCCGGCCTGGTGGTGCCAGGCGCTCCCGGGGGCATTGGCGTGTTCGAGGCGGTGCTGCTGCTGCGGCTCGGCGGCCAGATCGCCGAAGCGCCGCTGCTGGCCATCGCCATCAGCTACCGGCTCGCGGTGACCCTGGCCGATCTGCTGGCGGCCCTCACGGCTCGCCTGGACCAGCGCCTGGATCGCCCCACGGGCAGGAGCGGCCCAGGAGCTCGACCTGTGGTCTGA
- a CDS encoding Fur family transcriptional regulator, producing MPSPPTPGSRAAAAGPTGGPEGLLSDSEGLRNSLHDRGQRLTPQRQRVLALFEQSGEGTHLSAEEVHQRLLRASERVSLATVYRTLRLLSSMGRLQELELPEGRRFELAGDTTRDHHHLVCVRCGRTEEFENTAVLVAGDEAAKAHAFRLLDCVLTVRALCPRCAEQS from the coding sequence GTGCCTTCCCCCCCCACCCCTGGTTCCAGGGCTGCCGCCGCAGGGCCCACGGGGGGCCCTGAGGGCCTGCTCAGCGACAGCGAGGGGCTGCGCAACAGCCTTCATGACCGCGGTCAGCGGCTCACGCCTCAACGCCAGCGGGTGCTGGCTTTGTTTGAGCAGAGCGGTGAGGGCACCCACCTCAGCGCCGAAGAGGTGCATCAACGCCTGCTCAGAGCCAGCGAGCGGGTGTCCCTGGCCACCGTCTACCGCACCTTGAGGCTGCTCAGCTCGATGGGTCGCCTGCAGGAGCTGGAACTGCCGGAGGGGCGGCGCTTTGAGCTGGCCGGTGACACCACCCGCGATCACCACCATCTGGTGTGCGTGCGCTGCGGTCGCACCGAGGAATTCGAGAACACCGCGGTGCTGGTTGCCGGCGACGAGGCGGCCAAGGCCCACGCCTTTCGTCTGCTCGACTGTGTGCTCACGGTGCGGGCCCTCTGCCCCCGCTGTGCCGAACAGTCCTGA
- a CDS encoding SulP family inorganic anion transporter, with amino-acid sequence MALPFPVWWRSYRPEWLRFDLVAGLTAAAVVLPKALAFATIAGLPVEVGLYTALVPMLVYALLGSSRPLSVSTTTTLAILVGSELDRLGVAQDPAQALASSSLLALLVGLMLLVASLLRLGFVASFISESVLVGFKSAIGVVIVVDQLPKLLGVSIDKLGLFRDLAALVAALPQASMATVALSLGLVALLIGLERRWPRLPAPLLVVVVAILLTAALGLPERGVAVVGAIPSGLPAFQLPFLNSAGPSPLALANQLWPAAAGIAVMSFTESVAASRAFREMDEPAPNANQDLLALGAANLLGACFGAMAAGGGTSQTAVNRNAGARTQLAAIVTAAATVATLLVLAPLIALMPQAALAVVVIAYALAMIAPAEFLAIRRVRAPEFRWAVVAFLGVVFLGTLEGILVAVVLSLLSLAQQEVNPAVYEMGRKPGTDGFRPVSPQHPEDETWPGLLILHPEGRLFFANAEAVSSRMRQRIHRDRPRVVVLDGSAVIDLEYSALKALVEAERRLRRDGTQLWMAGLNPDVLKVVRRSELGSRLGPGRLHLTVERAVERFLQHEAGDGC; translated from the coding sequence TTGGCTCTCCCCTTCCCGGTCTGGTGGCGTTCCTACAGGCCTGAATGGCTCCGCTTCGACCTGGTGGCGGGGCTCACGGCGGCGGCAGTGGTGCTGCCCAAGGCCCTGGCCTTTGCCACGATCGCCGGCCTGCCAGTGGAAGTGGGGCTCTACACGGCCCTGGTGCCGATGCTGGTGTATGCGCTGCTGGGCAGCTCTCGGCCCCTGAGCGTGAGCACCACCACCACCCTGGCCATCCTGGTGGGCAGCGAGCTGGACCGGCTCGGTGTGGCCCAGGATCCGGCTCAGGCGCTGGCGAGCAGCAGCCTGCTGGCCCTGCTGGTGGGCCTGATGCTGCTGGTTGCCTCGCTGCTGCGGCTGGGCTTCGTCGCCAGCTTCATCTCCGAGTCAGTGCTGGTGGGGTTCAAGAGCGCCATCGGCGTCGTGATCGTGGTCGACCAGCTGCCCAAACTGCTGGGGGTGTCGATCGACAAGCTGGGGCTGTTCCGGGACCTGGCGGCGCTGGTGGCGGCGTTGCCCCAGGCGTCTATGGCCACCGTGGCCCTCTCCCTTGGGCTGGTGGCCCTGCTGATCGGCCTGGAGCGCCGCTGGCCCCGTCTGCCGGCGCCGCTGCTGGTGGTGGTGGTGGCGATCCTGCTCACCGCTGCGCTGGGTCTGCCGGAGCGCGGCGTGGCCGTGGTGGGGGCCATCCCCAGTGGGTTGCCCGCCTTTCAACTGCCTTTCCTCAACAGCGCAGGCCCATCCCCCCTGGCCCTGGCCAACCAGCTGTGGCCGGCCGCGGCCGGCATCGCCGTGATGAGTTTCACCGAGAGCGTCGCGGCCTCGCGGGCCTTCCGCGAGATGGACGAACCGGCGCCGAATGCCAATCAGGATCTGCTGGCCCTCGGCGCCGCCAACCTGCTGGGGGCCTGCTTCGGCGCGATGGCGGCGGGCGGCGGCACCTCCCAGACCGCTGTGAACCGCAACGCCGGCGCCCGCACCCAGCTGGCCGCGATAGTCACGGCGGCCGCCACGGTGGCCACCCTGTTGGTGCTGGCGCCCCTGATCGCCCTGATGCCCCAGGCCGCCCTGGCCGTGGTGGTGATCGCCTATGCCCTGGCGATGATCGCGCCGGCTGAATTCCTGGCGATCCGCCGCGTGCGGGCCCCGGAGTTCCGCTGGGCGGTGGTGGCCTTTCTGGGAGTGGTGTTCCTCGGCACCCTGGAGGGCATCCTGGTGGCGGTGGTGTTGTCGCTGCTGTCGCTGGCGCAGCAGGAGGTCAACCCTGCCGTGTATGAGATGGGTCGTAAGCCGGGCACGGATGGGTTTCGCCCTGTCTCGCCCCAGCACCCAGAGGATGAAACCTGGCCAGGGCTGTTGATCCTCCATCCCGAAGGTCGGCTCTTCTTTGCCAATGCGGAGGCCGTGTCCAGCCGCATGCGGCAACGGATCCATCGCGACAGGCCCAGGGTGGTGGTGCTGGATGGCAGCGCGGTGATCGACCTGGAGTACTCGGCGCTCAAGGCCCTGGTGGAGGCCGAGCGCCGGTTGCGCCGCGATGGCACCCAGCTGTGGATGGCTGGGTTGAATCCGGATGTGCTGAAGGTGGTGCGCCGCTCCGAGCTGGGCAGCCGCCTCGGGCCGGGCCGGCTCCACCTCACGGTGGAGCGCGCCGTGGAGCGTTTCCTGCAGCACGAGGCCGGCGACGGCTGCTGA
- a CDS encoding HAD family phosphatase: protein MWRSLVSGLLLAPLYWLPAVPAAAQIQPLPSWNEGAARQRILQFVAAVTTPGGPDYVAPVERIAVFDNDGTLWAEQPMYVQLAFAIDRARTLVSQQPELAAHPVLAAAAAARHGEAMPSMGIPELLELVALTHAGMDAEAFRELVGNWFASACHPTWKRSYRSLTYQPMRELLDYLRSHGFQTYIVSAGGVEFVRVVSEELYGIPPEQVIGSFVASRYALQDGLPTIVRQAEVQLINDGAIKPVMIEQVIGRQPIAAFGNSDGDFEMLEWTTSQPGASLGLIVHHDDPEREVAYDSPSSIGRLDRALKEAPRRGWMVVSMRDDWARVFADHPARPLEAECP, encoded by the coding sequence ATGTGGCGTTCCCTGGTTTCAGGCCTGCTGCTGGCCCCGCTGTACTGGCTGCCGGCTGTTCCAGCTGCGGCCCAGATCCAACCCCTGCCCTCCTGGAACGAGGGCGCTGCGCGCCAGCGCATCCTTCAGTTCGTGGCGGCGGTGACGACACCGGGTGGCCCTGACTACGTGGCGCCGGTGGAGCGCATCGCCGTGTTTGACAACGACGGCACGCTCTGGGCGGAGCAACCGATGTATGTGCAGCTGGCCTTCGCCATCGATCGAGCCCGCACGCTGGTGAGTCAGCAACCTGAGCTGGCCGCCCATCCGGTGCTCGCTGCGGCCGCTGCGGCACGTCACGGAGAAGCAATGCCCAGCATGGGCATCCCAGAGCTGCTGGAGCTGGTGGCCCTCACCCATGCGGGTATGGATGCCGAGGCGTTCCGGGAGCTGGTCGGCAACTGGTTCGCCAGCGCCTGCCATCCCACCTGGAAGCGTTCCTATCGCTCGCTCACCTACCAGCCGATGCGGGAGTTGCTCGACTACCTGAGGAGCCACGGTTTCCAGACCTACATCGTCTCCGCTGGTGGCGTGGAGTTCGTTCGGGTCGTGAGCGAGGAGCTCTACGGCATTCCCCCCGAGCAGGTGATCGGTTCGTTCGTGGCCAGCCGCTATGCCCTCCAGGACGGGCTGCCGACCATCGTCCGCCAGGCGGAAGTGCAGCTGATCAATGACGGGGCCATCAAGCCCGTGATGATCGAGCAGGTGATCGGCCGTCAGCCCATTGCCGCCTTCGGCAATTCCGATGGCGACTTCGAAATGCTGGAGTGGACCACCAGCCAGCCTGGGGCGAGCCTGGGGCTGATCGTGCACCACGACGACCCGGAGCGGGAGGTGGCCTACGACAGCCCATCGTCCATTGGCCGCCTCGATCGGGCCCTCAAGGAAGCGCCCCGGAGGGGCTGGATGGTGGTGTCGATGCGCGACGACTGGGCCCGGGTGTTTGCCGATCATCCAGCCCGACCTCTGGAGGCTGAGTGCCCCTGA
- a CDS encoding bile acid:sodium symporter, which produces MAQLAAALPGLTLFAIMFALGLGLQPQALGQIRRRPALVLRVLIGSCVLVPLVPLVALVLLKLPLSAALSPPVRFGIALMAISPSAPLTLRKAGKQGGDHQLAAVLQACAAVAAIVSIPLLADLFRASFGIEGWDIGPRQVAMQVSLAQVLPLLAGLLLRRWRRGLVERLEGPLNKLANGLFLLLVLVVLIRVGPALLPFVGANLPALGFMAVMVATALVIGSLAAGPAPGESLTVALVTSMRNPGLALVFATTYGAGMPAIKLAVLAYLLVTVLLSAPFLRWQKGLLARV; this is translated from the coding sequence TTGGCCCAGCTCGCGGCCGCCCTCCCCGGGCTCACCCTGTTCGCGATCATGTTTGCCCTGGGGCTTGGCCTGCAGCCCCAGGCCCTGGGGCAGATCCGCCGCCGACCCGCCTTGGTGCTGCGGGTGCTGATCGGCTCCTGTGTGCTGGTGCCGCTGGTGCCGCTGGTGGCGCTGGTGCTGTTGAAGCTGCCGCTGAGCGCCGCCCTCTCGCCGCCAGTGCGCTTCGGCATCGCCCTGATGGCCATCTCGCCGAGTGCACCGCTCACCTTGCGCAAGGCAGGAAAGCAGGGGGGCGATCACCAGCTGGCGGCAGTGCTGCAGGCCTGCGCGGCGGTGGCGGCGATTGTGTCGATTCCCCTGCTGGCCGATCTGTTTCGGGCCTCGTTCGGCATCGAGGGCTGGGACATCGGCCCCAGGCAGGTGGCCATGCAGGTGAGCCTGGCCCAGGTGCTGCCCCTGCTGGCCGGACTGCTGCTGCGGCGTTGGCGGCGGGGCCTGGTGGAGCGGCTGGAGGGGCCCCTCAACAAGCTGGCCAATGGTCTGTTCCTCCTGCTGGTGCTGGTGGTGCTGATCAGGGTTGGCCCTGCGTTGCTGCCCTTCGTGGGGGCCAACCTGCCGGCCCTGGGTTTCATGGCGGTCATGGTGGCCACGGCGCTCGTGATCGGTTCCCTGGCTGCTGGTCCAGCGCCCGGGGAGAGCCTCACCGTGGCTCTGGTCACCTCGATGCGCAATCCCGGCCTGGCCCTGGTGTTTGCCACCACCTACGGGGCTGGGATGCCCGCCATCAAGCTGGCCGTGCTGGCTTACCTGCTGGTCACCGTGCTGCTGTCGGCTCCCTTTCTGCGCTGGCAGAAGGGCCTGCTGGCGCGGGTTTGA
- a CDS encoding arylsulfatase, which yields MPNGQPNILILWGDDIGQSNLSCYSDGLMGYHTPNIDRVANEGGRFIHYYAEQSCTAGRAAFISGQSVFRTGLSKVGLPGAELGYSTEDPTIASLLKPLGYRTGQFGKNHFGDRDEHLPTNQGFDEFFGNLYHLNAEEEPELRDYPTAEELPDFRKNFGPRGVLHSWANPDGSQRIEDTGPLTKKRMETCDEEFLKEAKRFIRDAVASGEPFFVWFNTTHMHFRTHARPQDLGRSGRWQSEYHDVMIYHDECIGEMLNLLDELGVTDDTIVMYSTDNGPHMNSWPDAGMTPFRNEKNSNWEGAYRVPALVRWPGKIAPGTLFTEIVSHLDWLPTLVAAAGEPEVKEKLKAGYQAGSRHYHVHLDGYNMLDYWTGKTEKSPRVEFFYFSDDGDLTGLRYDNWKMVFMEQRATGTLQVWAEPFTALRVPKIFNLKTDPYERADITSNTYWDWMLDHAFMLVPAQTYVARFLATFQEFPPRQKAASFSLEEVMEKMLSTTGHS from the coding sequence ATGCCGAACGGCCAACCCAACATCCTCATCCTCTGGGGCGACGACATCGGCCAGAGCAACCTCAGCTGCTACAGCGATGGGCTGATGGGCTACCACACCCCCAACATCGACCGCGTCGCCAACGAGGGCGGCCGCTTCATCCACTACTACGCCGAGCAGAGCTGCACCGCCGGCCGGGCGGCCTTCATCTCCGGGCAGAGCGTGTTCCGCACCGGCCTCAGCAAGGTGGGCCTGCCCGGCGCCGAGCTCGGCTACAGCACCGAGGATCCCACCATCGCCTCGCTGCTGAAGCCGCTGGGCTACCGCACCGGCCAGTTCGGCAAGAACCACTTCGGCGACCGCGACGAGCACCTGCCCACCAACCAGGGCTTCGACGAGTTCTTCGGCAACCTCTACCACCTCAACGCCGAGGAGGAGCCGGAACTGCGCGACTACCCCACGGCGGAGGAGCTGCCCGACTTCCGCAAGAATTTCGGCCCCCGGGGGGTGCTGCACTCCTGGGCCAACCCTGACGGCAGCCAACGGATCGAGGACACCGGCCCGCTGACCAAGAAGCGGATGGAAACCTGCGACGAGGAGTTCCTGAAGGAGGCCAAGCGCTTCATCCGTGATGCGGTGGCTTCCGGTGAGCCCTTCTTCGTGTGGTTCAACACCACCCACATGCACTTCCGCACCCATGCCCGACCCCAGGATCTGGGCCGCAGCGGTCGCTGGCAGTCGGAATACCACGACGTGATGATCTATCACGACGAATGCATCGGCGAGATGCTCAACCTGCTCGACGAGCTGGGCGTCACCGATGACACGATCGTGATGTACAGCACCGACAACGGGCCCCACATGAACAGCTGGCCTGACGCCGGCATGACTCCCTTCCGCAACGAGAAGAACTCCAACTGGGAAGGGGCCTACCGCGTGCCCGCCCTGGTGCGCTGGCCGGGCAAAATTGCGCCCGGCACCCTGTTCACCGAGATCGTGAGCCATCTCGACTGGCTACCCACCCTGGTGGCCGCCGCCGGGGAGCCCGAGGTCAAGGAGAAGCTCAAGGCCGGATACCAGGCCGGCAGCCGCCACTACCACGTGCATCTCGACGGCTACAACATGCTCGACTACTGGACGGGCAAAACCGAGAAGAGTCCCCGGGTGGAGTTCTTCTACTTCTCCGATGACGGCGACCTCACCGGTCTGCGCTACGACAACTGGAAGATGGTGTTCATGGAGCAGCGGGCCACCGGCACCCTCCAAGTGTGGGCGGAACCCTTCACGGCCCTGCGGGTGCCGAAGATCTTCAACCTCAAGACCGACCCCTACGAACGGGCCGACATCACCTCCAACACCTACTGGGACTGGATGCTCGACCACGCCTTCATGCTGGTGCCTGCCCAGACCTACGTGGCCCGCTTCCTGGCCACCTTCCAGGAGTTCCCGCCCCGTCAGAAGGCGGCCAGTTTCTCACTGGAGGAGGTGATGGAGAAGATGCTCAGCACCACAGGGCATTCCTGA
- a CDS encoding mechanosensitive ion channel family protein: protein MERQRFRTPQTMLDTLLQLTRRRLPAAAVAFAMGLATVLSLGPGLTMEATAALDLGESSRGDGPPPLASKQWWDLDRARSCGRLKCSQVVNPHIPLGPGEPKITVAVLASDAEGGAAAAAARVEARATAVATSLKRIASLRENQVEPGSVPSSRRGGGFWLDRRGKPRHPLTPSLAVGVQNRSPVIYLPADEDRNTPQVTLVTLTGPDSIANGLDRQALAQQWKAIFERTLSEALWGASFDRHFPWARWSGALLTLVLGSLGVGLSTRALGQLRRISHSCAQAMEELKSALPEVGQDLQLRRLQGLEQRQRRSRFRLKILQVVRIALAVMAVTITLFIFPETRLAAMALLQQSAGIPLIWIGVILLEGLLIWAVMRRLNRWAEEAQMAQPNSLRPQIRLETNARVIRGGIVIGTTLLGLYFTVLLFGINPEVLAGAGIVAVAVGFLARGLVEDLIGGVRILATDRFAIGDSIAVNGHSGLVEEMNLVQTQLRGAQGEVITIPNGMIRVSENRSKEWSRINFEIDIAWDSDLEQACAVLEGVACALAEDPAWQEQILEQPSLLGVDRLDQSGVRLKLWIRTLPLKQWGVARELRRRLKGAFDAAGIEPGRPQQVLRRP, encoded by the coding sequence ATGGAGCGACAGCGCTTCCGCACGCCGCAGACCATGCTGGACACTCTGCTTCAGCTGACACGTCGTCGCCTGCCAGCCGCAGCGGTGGCCTTCGCCATGGGCCTGGCCACGGTCCTCAGCCTGGGGCCAGGCCTGACCATGGAGGCTACCGCCGCTCTGGATCTCGGCGAGAGCAGCAGAGGCGATGGGCCGCCCCCGCTGGCCAGCAAACAGTGGTGGGATCTGGACCGAGCCAGATCCTGCGGCCGGCTGAAGTGCAGCCAGGTGGTGAATCCCCACATTCCCCTCGGCCCCGGTGAACCGAAGATCACAGTGGCGGTGCTGGCCAGCGACGCCGAAGGGGGAGCGGCGGCGGCAGCGGCGCGGGTGGAGGCGCGGGCGACGGCCGTGGCGACCAGCTTGAAGCGGATCGCCTCCCTGCGGGAGAACCAGGTGGAGCCCGGTTCGGTCCCATCGAGCCGGCGGGGGGGAGGGTTCTGGCTGGACCGCCGCGGCAAGCCTCGCCATCCACTCACCCCCTCGCTGGCGGTGGGCGTTCAGAACCGCAGCCCGGTGATCTATCTCCCCGCTGACGAAGACAGGAACACGCCGCAGGTCACCCTGGTGACCCTGACCGGGCCCGACAGCATCGCCAACGGGCTGGACCGCCAGGCCCTCGCCCAGCAGTGGAAGGCGATCTTCGAGCGCACCCTGAGCGAAGCGCTCTGGGGGGCCAGTTTCGATCGGCACTTCCCCTGGGCCCGCTGGAGCGGTGCCCTGCTCACCCTGGTGCTCGGGTCGCTGGGCGTTGGGCTCAGTACCCGGGCCCTGGGGCAGCTGCGCCGGATCAGCCACAGCTGCGCCCAGGCCATGGAGGAGCTGAAATCGGCGCTGCCTGAGGTGGGACAGGACCTGCAGCTGCGCAGGCTGCAGGGGCTCGAGCAACGCCAGCGGCGCTCCCGCTTCCGCCTGAAGATCCTGCAGGTGGTACGCATCGCCCTGGCGGTGATGGCGGTCACGATCACCCTGTTCATCTTCCCGGAAACACGCCTGGCGGCGATGGCACTGCTGCAGCAATCGGCAGGGATTCCACTGATCTGGATCGGGGTGATCCTGCTGGAAGGGCTGCTGATCTGGGCCGTGATGCGGCGTCTGAATCGCTGGGCCGAAGAAGCCCAGATGGCCCAGCCCAATTCCCTGCGCCCCCAGATCCGCCTGGAGACCAATGCCCGGGTGATCCGGGGCGGCATCGTGATCGGCACCACACTCCTGGGCCTGTATTTCACGGTGCTGCTGTTCGGGATCAACCCCGAGGTGCTGGCTGGGGCAGGGATCGTGGCCGTGGCGGTGGGCTTTCTGGCCCGCGGCCTGGTGGAAGACCTGATCGGCGGCGTGCGCATCCTGGCCACAGACCGCTTTGCCATCGGTGATTCGATCGCCGTGAACGGCCACAGCGGCCTTGTGGAGGAAATGAACCTGGTGCAGACGCAACTGCGAGGGGCTCAGGGGGAGGTGATCACCATCCCCAACGGCATGATCCGGGTGAGCGAGAACCGCAGCAAGGAATGGTCGCGGATCAACTTCGAGATCGACATCGCCTGGGATAGTGATCTGGAGCAGGCCTGCGCGGTGCTGGAAGGGGTGGCCTGCGCGCTTGCGGAGGACCCGGCCTGGCAAGAGCAGATCCTCGAGCAGCCCTCCTTGCTGGGAGTGGACCGGCTCGACCAGAGCGGCGTGCGGCTCAAGCTCTGGATCCGCACCCTGCCCTTGAAGCAATGGGGAGTGGCCCGCGAATTGCGCCGGCGGCTCAAGGGAGCCTTTGATGCGGCGGGCATCGAGCCGGGCAGACCGCAGCAGGTGCTGCGGCGCCCGTGA